The proteins below are encoded in one region of Chrysemys picta bellii isolate R12L10 chromosome 4, ASM1138683v2, whole genome shotgun sequence:
- the LOC101945443 gene encoding zinc finger protein 879-like isoform X2: MERLESEPTLYSPHNATPVPHIHPAIVAPAGSIGAGWAQCPALDIASWLEGLQCYSGLVCPALRHGDTGSGVLAKCEWDCDLVLRVAATLTEVWPACPIMTEGQQDDAAEVVLLFVPGYNTHSRGPASAPEPPLWGESQTQKTLSITFFTRCKPTPIIMVQTFKPPSSVDHCTSASPAITIPLSLCKLCHAELGCLSFQMLVTFEDVAMYFSPAEWALLSEEQKQLYRHVMWENYQTLISLGIQALKPVVISSIERGENLCGPGPIEDEDGDILRGTHPDFPDAEIWDWSVIESSLGFFLTQSSFPGAAGARNLSRAEGQTPEEDSGNLESPSPFPGTSVESHSQKTERGRHRKRQCRLQRQRKHLTRKESGTQRGHQRRSRPHLKPPAEGKAGPRKTLYTCRVCREEFKVQRDLISHHWTVHRSQKRYHCSECGESFRRKKDFRAHGKVHRKKRDHPCSECGKIFNRLSHLIAHQRIHTGERPYCCAECGKRFVDISALNSHKRVHSGERPFACAECGKRFMNSSAFRNHQAVHSEKRPHRCNQCGKGFKLASTLTRHQKIHSKERPFLCHECGKKFCLREHLIRHQRIHTGEQPHCCAECGKKFSLLQSLRRHWEIHSTERLHRCAECGKIFGHPENLTRHKRVHTGELYRCTDCGKGFVRLQHLTHHQRIHTGEKPYCCTECGKSFTQSSGLINHQRIHSGERPYPCTQCGKCFAHSSSLTEHLKIHSGERPYSCIQCGKHFARSSSLTQHRRTHPGEQPYSCAQCGKRFARSSYLTKHQSTHSG, from the exons ATGGAGCGACTGGAGAGTGAACCAACCCTGTACTCACCCCACAATGCTACTCCAGTGCCCCACATTCACCCTGCAATAGTGGCTCCAGCAGGGTCcattggggctggctgggcccagtGTCCTGCTCTGGACATTGCATCATGGTTGGAGGGGCTGCAGTGCTACTCAGGTTTGGTCTGCCCAGCCCTCCGGCATGGTGACACAGGGTCAGGAGTGCTGGCTAAATGTGAGTGGGACTGTGACCTGGTGCTCCGGGTTGCTGCGACACTAACTGAAGTTTGGCCTGCCTGTCCCATCATGACAGAGGGTCAGCAGGATGATGCCGCAGAAGTGGTGCTACTCTTTGTGCCAGGATACAACACCCACAGCAGGGGGCCAGCCTCAGCTCCCGAGCCACCACTGTGGGGTGAATCACAGACACAGAAAACACTGTCCATTACTTTTTTTACACGGTGCAAACCCACACCCATAATAATGGTACAAACTTTCAAACCTCCCAGTTCTGTGGACCACTGTACATCTGCCTCACCTGCAATAACTATTCCTCTATCATTGTGTAAACTTTGCCATGCTGAGTTGGGTTGTTTGTCCTTTCAGATGTTGGTGACGTTTGAGGATGTGGCCATGTATTTCTCCCCAGCAGAATGGGCGCTGCTGAGCGAGGAGCAAAAGCAACTTTACAGACATGTCATGTGGGAAAATTACCAGACTCTGATCTCATTAG GAATCCAAGCCCTCAAGCCAGTGGTGATCTCCAGCATAGAGCGAGGAGAAAATCTGTGTGGGCCGGGTCCTATAGAAGATGAAGATGGGGACATCCTGAGAGGAACCCACCCAG ATTTTCCAGATGCAGAGATCTGGGACTGGTCAGTAATTGAAAGCTCCTTGGGCTTCTTCCTCACACAAAGCTCTTTCCCTGGAGCAG CAGGGGCGAGGAacctgagcagggctgaggggcAGACTCCTGAGGAAGACTCTGGCAACCTGGAGTCACCCAGCCCTTTCCCAGGAACATCAGTGGAGAGCCATTCCCAGAAAACTGAGCGGGGAAGGCACCGCAAGAGGCAGTGCAGGCTCCAAAGGCAGAGGAAGCACCTGACTAGAAAGGAGTCAGGAACCCAAAGAGGCCATCAGAGGAGATCCAGGCCACATCTAAAGCCTCCTGCAGAGGGAAAAGCTGGGCCCAGAAAGACCCTATATACCTGCCGTGTGTGCAGAGAAGAATTCAAGGTGCAGAGAGACCTGATAAGCCACCACTGGACGGTTCATAGGAGTCAGAAACGGTATCACTGTAGCGAGTGTGGGGAGAGCTTTAGGAGAAAGAAAGATTTCAGAGCACATGGGAAAGTTCACAGAAAGAAGAGAGACCATCCCTGTTCTGAATGTGGGAAGATATTCAACCGGTTATCGCATCTCATTGCCCACCAGAGAATACAtacgggagagagaccctattgCTGTGCTGAGTGCGGAAAAAGATTCGTCGATATATCAGCTCTTAACAGCCACAAGAGAGTCCACTCAGGAGAGAGACCCTTTGCCTGCGCTGAGTGTGGAAAGCGATTTATGAATTCTTCAGCATTTCGTAATCATCAGGCAGTCCACTCAGAAAAGAGACCCCATCGCTGTAACCAATGTGGGAAAGGCTTCAAACTTGCATCAACTCTTACTAGGCACCAGAAAATCCACAGCAAAGAGAGACCCTTCTTGTGTCATGAGTGTGGGAAAAAGTTCTGCCTACGAGAACATCTGATcagacatcagaggatccacactggggagcagccccattgctgtgctgagtgtgggaaaaaattCAGTCTCCTTCAAAGTCTCAGGAGACACTGGGAAATCCATAGCACGGAGAGACTCCATCGCTGTGCTGAGTGTGGGAAAATATTCGGTCATCCAGAAAATCTCACTAGACACAAGAGAGTACACACTGGGGAACTCTATCGCTGCACTGACTGTGGAAAAGGCTTTGTCCGTCTACAACATCTCACTCaccaccagagaatccacactggagagaaaccctattgctgcactgagtgtgggaaaagtttcacccAATCGTCAGGCCTTATCAACCACCAGAGAATCCATTCAGGAGAGCGACCCTATCCCTGCACACAGTGTGGGAAGTGCTTTGCTCACTCATCATCTCTCACTGAACATCTGAAAATCCATTCAGGAGAGCGACCATATTCCTGCATACAGTGTGGGAAGCACTTTGCTCGCTCATCATCTCTTACTCAGCATCGGAGAACCCACCCAGGAGAGCAACCATATTCCTGCGCTCAGTGTGGGAAGCGCTTTGCTCGCTCATCATATCTTACTAAACACCAGAGCACCCACTCAGGATAG
- the LOC101945443 gene encoding zinc finger protein OZF-like isoform X12, with protein MLVTFEDVAMYFSPAEWALLSEEQKQLYRHVMWENYQTLISLGIQALKPVVISSIERGENLCGPGPIEDEDGDILRGTHPGARNLSRAEGQTPEEDSGNLESPSPFPGTSVESHSQKTERGRHRKRQCRLQRQRKHLTRKESGTQRGHQRRSRPHLKPPAEGKAGPRKTLYTCRVCREEFKVQRDLISHHWTVHRSQKRYHCSECGESFRRKKDFRAHGKVHRKKRDHPCSECGKIFNRLSHLIAHQRIHTGERPYCCAECGKRFVDISALNSHKRVHSGERPFACAECGKRFMNSSAFRNHQAVHSEKRPHRCNQCGKGFKLASTLTRHQKIHSKERPFLCHECGKKFCLREHLIRHQRIHTGEQPHCCAECGKKFSLLQSLRRHWEIHSTERLHRCAECGKIFGHPENLTRHKRVHTGELYRCTDCGKGFVRLQHLTHHQRIHTGEKPYCCTECGKSFTQSSGLINHQRIHSGERPYPCTQCGKCFAHSSSLTEHLKIHSGERPYSCIQCGKHFARSSSLTQHRRTHPGEQPYSCAQCGKRFARSSYLTKHQSTHSG; from the exons ATGTTGGTGACGTTTGAGGATGTGGCCATGTATTTCTCCCCAGCAGAATGGGCGCTGCTGAGCGAGGAGCAAAAGCAACTTTACAGACATGTCATGTGGGAAAATTACCAGACTCTGATCTCATTAG GAATCCAAGCCCTCAAGCCAGTGGTGATCTCCAGCATAGAGCGAGGAGAAAATCTGTGTGGGCCGGGTCCTATAGAAGATGAAGATGGGGACATCCTGAGAGGAACCCACCCAG GGGCGAGGAacctgagcagggctgaggggcAGACTCCTGAGGAAGACTCTGGCAACCTGGAGTCACCCAGCCCTTTCCCAGGAACATCAGTGGAGAGCCATTCCCAGAAAACTGAGCGGGGAAGGCACCGCAAGAGGCAGTGCAGGCTCCAAAGGCAGAGGAAGCACCTGACTAGAAAGGAGTCAGGAACCCAAAGAGGCCATCAGAGGAGATCCAGGCCACATCTAAAGCCTCCTGCAGAGGGAAAAGCTGGGCCCAGAAAGACCCTATATACCTGCCGTGTGTGCAGAGAAGAATTCAAGGTGCAGAGAGACCTGATAAGCCACCACTGGACGGTTCATAGGAGTCAGAAACGGTATCACTGTAGCGAGTGTGGGGAGAGCTTTAGGAGAAAGAAAGATTTCAGAGCACATGGGAAAGTTCACAGAAAGAAGAGAGACCATCCCTGTTCTGAATGTGGGAAGATATTCAACCGGTTATCGCATCTCATTGCCCACCAGAGAATACAtacgggagagagaccctattgCTGTGCTGAGTGCGGAAAAAGATTCGTCGATATATCAGCTCTTAACAGCCACAAGAGAGTCCACTCAGGAGAGAGACCCTTTGCCTGCGCTGAGTGTGGAAAGCGATTTATGAATTCTTCAGCATTTCGTAATCATCAGGCAGTCCACTCAGAAAAGAGACCCCATCGCTGTAACCAATGTGGGAAAGGCTTCAAACTTGCATCAACTCTTACTAGGCACCAGAAAATCCACAGCAAAGAGAGACCCTTCTTGTGTCATGAGTGTGGGAAAAAGTTCTGCCTACGAGAACATCTGATcagacatcagaggatccacactggggagcagccccattgctgtgctgagtgtgggaaaaaattCAGTCTCCTTCAAAGTCTCAGGAGACACTGGGAAATCCATAGCACGGAGAGACTCCATCGCTGTGCTGAGTGTGGGAAAATATTCGGTCATCCAGAAAATCTCACTAGACACAAGAGAGTACACACTGGGGAACTCTATCGCTGCACTGACTGTGGAAAAGGCTTTGTCCGTCTACAACATCTCACTCaccaccagagaatccacactggagagaaaccctattgctgcactgagtgtgggaaaagtttcacccAATCGTCAGGCCTTATCAACCACCAGAGAATCCATTCAGGAGAGCGACCCTATCCCTGCACACAGTGTGGGAAGTGCTTTGCTCACTCATCATCTCTCACTGAACATCTGAAAATCCATTCAGGAGAGCGACCATATTCCTGCATACAGTGTGGGAAGCACTTTGCTCGCTCATCATCTCTTACTCAGCATCGGAGAACCCACCCAGGAGAGCAACCATATTCCTGCGCTCAGTGTGGGAAGCGCTTTGCTCGCTCATCATATCTTACTAAACACCAGAGCACCCACTCAGGATAG
- the LOC101945443 gene encoding zinc finger protein 883-like isoform X11, with protein sequence MLVTFEDVAMYFSPAEWALLSEEQKQLYRHVMWENYQTLISLGIQALKPVVISSIERGENLCGPGPIEDEDGDILRGTHPDFPDAEIWDWSVIESSLGFFLTQSSFPGAGARNLSRAEGQTPEEDSGNLESPSPFPGTSVESHSQKTERGRHRKRQCRLQRQRKHLTRKESGTQRGHQRRSRPHLKPPAEGKAGPRKTLYTCRVCREEFKVQRDLISHHWTVHRSQKRYHCSECGESFRRKKDFRAHGKVHRKKRDHPCSECGKIFNRLSHLIAHQRIHTGERPYCCAECGKRFVDISALNSHKRVHSGERPFACAECGKRFMNSSAFRNHQAVHSEKRPHRCNQCGKGFKLASTLTRHQKIHSKERPFLCHECGKKFCLREHLIRHQRIHTGEQPHCCAECGKKFSLLQSLRRHWEIHSTERLHRCAECGKIFGHPENLTRHKRVHTGELYRCTDCGKGFVRLQHLTHHQRIHTGEKPYCCTECGKSFTQSSGLINHQRIHSGERPYPCTQCGKCFAHSSSLTEHLKIHSGERPYSCIQCGKHFARSSSLTQHRRTHPGEQPYSCAQCGKRFARSSYLTKHQSTHSG encoded by the exons ATGTTGGTGACGTTTGAGGATGTGGCCATGTATTTCTCCCCAGCAGAATGGGCGCTGCTGAGCGAGGAGCAAAAGCAACTTTACAGACATGTCATGTGGGAAAATTACCAGACTCTGATCTCATTAG GAATCCAAGCCCTCAAGCCAGTGGTGATCTCCAGCATAGAGCGAGGAGAAAATCTGTGTGGGCCGGGTCCTATAGAAGATGAAGATGGGGACATCCTGAGAGGAACCCACCCAG ATTTTCCAGATGCAGAGATCTGGGACTGGTCAGTAATTGAAAGCTCCTTGGGCTTCTTCCTCACACAAAGCTCTTTCCCTGGAGCAG GGGCGAGGAacctgagcagggctgaggggcAGACTCCTGAGGAAGACTCTGGCAACCTGGAGTCACCCAGCCCTTTCCCAGGAACATCAGTGGAGAGCCATTCCCAGAAAACTGAGCGGGGAAGGCACCGCAAGAGGCAGTGCAGGCTCCAAAGGCAGAGGAAGCACCTGACTAGAAAGGAGTCAGGAACCCAAAGAGGCCATCAGAGGAGATCCAGGCCACATCTAAAGCCTCCTGCAGAGGGAAAAGCTGGGCCCAGAAAGACCCTATATACCTGCCGTGTGTGCAGAGAAGAATTCAAGGTGCAGAGAGACCTGATAAGCCACCACTGGACGGTTCATAGGAGTCAGAAACGGTATCACTGTAGCGAGTGTGGGGAGAGCTTTAGGAGAAAGAAAGATTTCAGAGCACATGGGAAAGTTCACAGAAAGAAGAGAGACCATCCCTGTTCTGAATGTGGGAAGATATTCAACCGGTTATCGCATCTCATTGCCCACCAGAGAATACAtacgggagagagaccctattgCTGTGCTGAGTGCGGAAAAAGATTCGTCGATATATCAGCTCTTAACAGCCACAAGAGAGTCCACTCAGGAGAGAGACCCTTTGCCTGCGCTGAGTGTGGAAAGCGATTTATGAATTCTTCAGCATTTCGTAATCATCAGGCAGTCCACTCAGAAAAGAGACCCCATCGCTGTAACCAATGTGGGAAAGGCTTCAAACTTGCATCAACTCTTACTAGGCACCAGAAAATCCACAGCAAAGAGAGACCCTTCTTGTGTCATGAGTGTGGGAAAAAGTTCTGCCTACGAGAACATCTGATcagacatcagaggatccacactggggagcagccccattgctgtgctgagtgtgggaaaaaattCAGTCTCCTTCAAAGTCTCAGGAGACACTGGGAAATCCATAGCACGGAGAGACTCCATCGCTGTGCTGAGTGTGGGAAAATATTCGGTCATCCAGAAAATCTCACTAGACACAAGAGAGTACACACTGGGGAACTCTATCGCTGCACTGACTGTGGAAAAGGCTTTGTCCGTCTACAACATCTCACTCaccaccagagaatccacactggagagaaaccctattgctgcactgagtgtgggaaaagtttcacccAATCGTCAGGCCTTATCAACCACCAGAGAATCCATTCAGGAGAGCGACCCTATCCCTGCACACAGTGTGGGAAGTGCTTTGCTCACTCATCATCTCTCACTGAACATCTGAAAATCCATTCAGGAGAGCGACCATATTCCTGCATACAGTGTGGGAAGCACTTTGCTCGCTCATCATCTCTTACTCAGCATCGGAGAACCCACCCAGGAGAGCAACCATATTCCTGCGCTCAGTGTGGGAAGCGCTTTGCTCGCTCATCATATCTTACTAAACACCAGAGCACCCACTCAGGATAG
- the LOC101945443 gene encoding zinc finger protein 883-like isoform X10, producing the protein MLVTFEDVAMYFSPAEWALLSEEQKQLYRHVMWENYQTLISLGIQALKPVVISSIERGENLCGPGPIEDEDGDILRGTHPDFPDAEIWDWSVIESSLGFFLTQSSFPGAAGARNLSRAEGQTPEEDSGNLESPSPFPGTSVESHSQKTERGRHRKRQCRLQRQRKHLTRKESGTQRGHQRRSRPHLKPPAEGKAGPRKTLYTCRVCREEFKVQRDLISHHWTVHRSQKRYHCSECGESFRRKKDFRAHGKVHRKKRDHPCSECGKIFNRLSHLIAHQRIHTGERPYCCAECGKRFVDISALNSHKRVHSGERPFACAECGKRFMNSSAFRNHQAVHSEKRPHRCNQCGKGFKLASTLTRHQKIHSKERPFLCHECGKKFCLREHLIRHQRIHTGEQPHCCAECGKKFSLLQSLRRHWEIHSTERLHRCAECGKIFGHPENLTRHKRVHTGELYRCTDCGKGFVRLQHLTHHQRIHTGEKPYCCTECGKSFTQSSGLINHQRIHSGERPYPCTQCGKCFAHSSSLTEHLKIHSGERPYSCIQCGKHFARSSSLTQHRRTHPGEQPYSCAQCGKRFARSSYLTKHQSTHSG; encoded by the exons ATGTTGGTGACGTTTGAGGATGTGGCCATGTATTTCTCCCCAGCAGAATGGGCGCTGCTGAGCGAGGAGCAAAAGCAACTTTACAGACATGTCATGTGGGAAAATTACCAGACTCTGATCTCATTAG GAATCCAAGCCCTCAAGCCAGTGGTGATCTCCAGCATAGAGCGAGGAGAAAATCTGTGTGGGCCGGGTCCTATAGAAGATGAAGATGGGGACATCCTGAGAGGAACCCACCCAG ATTTTCCAGATGCAGAGATCTGGGACTGGTCAGTAATTGAAAGCTCCTTGGGCTTCTTCCTCACACAAAGCTCTTTCCCTGGAGCAG CAGGGGCGAGGAacctgagcagggctgaggggcAGACTCCTGAGGAAGACTCTGGCAACCTGGAGTCACCCAGCCCTTTCCCAGGAACATCAGTGGAGAGCCATTCCCAGAAAACTGAGCGGGGAAGGCACCGCAAGAGGCAGTGCAGGCTCCAAAGGCAGAGGAAGCACCTGACTAGAAAGGAGTCAGGAACCCAAAGAGGCCATCAGAGGAGATCCAGGCCACATCTAAAGCCTCCTGCAGAGGGAAAAGCTGGGCCCAGAAAGACCCTATATACCTGCCGTGTGTGCAGAGAAGAATTCAAGGTGCAGAGAGACCTGATAAGCCACCACTGGACGGTTCATAGGAGTCAGAAACGGTATCACTGTAGCGAGTGTGGGGAGAGCTTTAGGAGAAAGAAAGATTTCAGAGCACATGGGAAAGTTCACAGAAAGAAGAGAGACCATCCCTGTTCTGAATGTGGGAAGATATTCAACCGGTTATCGCATCTCATTGCCCACCAGAGAATACAtacgggagagagaccctattgCTGTGCTGAGTGCGGAAAAAGATTCGTCGATATATCAGCTCTTAACAGCCACAAGAGAGTCCACTCAGGAGAGAGACCCTTTGCCTGCGCTGAGTGTGGAAAGCGATTTATGAATTCTTCAGCATTTCGTAATCATCAGGCAGTCCACTCAGAAAAGAGACCCCATCGCTGTAACCAATGTGGGAAAGGCTTCAAACTTGCATCAACTCTTACTAGGCACCAGAAAATCCACAGCAAAGAGAGACCCTTCTTGTGTCATGAGTGTGGGAAAAAGTTCTGCCTACGAGAACATCTGATcagacatcagaggatccacactggggagcagccccattgctgtgctgagtgtgggaaaaaattCAGTCTCCTTCAAAGTCTCAGGAGACACTGGGAAATCCATAGCACGGAGAGACTCCATCGCTGTGCTGAGTGTGGGAAAATATTCGGTCATCCAGAAAATCTCACTAGACACAAGAGAGTACACACTGGGGAACTCTATCGCTGCACTGACTGTGGAAAAGGCTTTGTCCGTCTACAACATCTCACTCaccaccagagaatccacactggagagaaaccctattgctgcactgagtgtgggaaaagtttcacccAATCGTCAGGCCTTATCAACCACCAGAGAATCCATTCAGGAGAGCGACCCTATCCCTGCACACAGTGTGGGAAGTGCTTTGCTCACTCATCATCTCTCACTGAACATCTGAAAATCCATTCAGGAGAGCGACCATATTCCTGCATACAGTGTGGGAAGCACTTTGCTCGCTCATCATCTCTTACTCAGCATCGGAGAACCCACCCAGGAGAGCAACCATATTCCTGCGCTCAGTGTGGGAAGCGCTTTGCTCGCTCATCATATCTTACTAAACACCAGAGCACCCACTCAGGATAG
- the LOC101945443 gene encoding zinc finger protein 250-like isoform X7, translating to MERLESEPTLYSPHNATPVPHIHPAIVAPAGSIGAGWAQCPALDIASWLEGLQCYSGLVCPALRHGDTGSGVLAKCEWDCDLVLRVAATLTEVWPACPIMTEGQQDDAAEVVLLFVPGYNTHSRGPASAPEPPLWGESQTQKTLSITFFTRCKPTPIIMVQTFKPPSSVDHCTSASPAITIPLSLCKLCHAELGCLSFQMLVTFEDVAMYFSPAEWALLSEEQKQLYRHVMWENYQTLISLEGIQALKPVVISSIERGENLCGPGPIEDEDGDILRGTHPGARNLSRAEGQTPEEDSGNLESPSPFPGTSVESHSQKTERGRHRKRQCRLQRQRKHLTRKESGTQRGHQRRSRPHLKPPAEGKAGPRKTLYTCRVCREEFKVQRDLISHHWTVHRSQKRYHCSECGESFRRKKDFRAHGKVHRKKRDHPCSECGKIFNRLSHLIAHQRIHTGERPYCCAECGKRFVDISALNSHKRVHSGERPFACAECGKRFMNSSAFRNHQAVHSEKRPHRCNQCGKGFKLASTLTRHQKIHSKERPFLCHECGKKFCLREHLIRHQRIHTGEQPHCCAECGKKFSLLQSLRRHWEIHSTERLHRCAECGKIFGHPENLTRHKRVHTGELYRCTDCGKGFVRLQHLTHHQRIHTGEKPYCCTECGKSFTQSSGLINHQRIHSGERPYPCTQCGKCFAHSSSLTEHLKIHSGERPYSCIQCGKHFARSSSLTQHRRTHPGEQPYSCAQCGKRFARSSYLTKHQSTHSG from the exons ATGGAGCGACTGGAGAGTGAACCAACCCTGTACTCACCCCACAATGCTACTCCAGTGCCCCACATTCACCCTGCAATAGTGGCTCCAGCAGGGTCcattggggctggctgggcccagtGTCCTGCTCTGGACATTGCATCATGGTTGGAGGGGCTGCAGTGCTACTCAGGTTTGGTCTGCCCAGCCCTCCGGCATGGTGACACAGGGTCAGGAGTGCTGGCTAAATGTGAGTGGGACTGTGACCTGGTGCTCCGGGTTGCTGCGACACTAACTGAAGTTTGGCCTGCCTGTCCCATCATGACAGAGGGTCAGCAGGATGATGCCGCAGAAGTGGTGCTACTCTTTGTGCCAGGATACAACACCCACAGCAGGGGGCCAGCCTCAGCTCCCGAGCCACCACTGTGGGGTGAATCACAGACACAGAAAACACTGTCCATTACTTTTTTTACACGGTGCAAACCCACACCCATAATAATGGTACAAACTTTCAAACCTCCCAGTTCTGTGGACCACTGTACATCTGCCTCACCTGCAATAACTATTCCTCTATCATTGTGTAAACTTTGCCATGCTGAGTTGGGTTGTTTGTCCTTTCAGATGTTGGTGACGTTTGAGGATGTGGCCATGTATTTCTCCCCAGCAGAATGGGCGCTGCTGAGCGAGGAGCAAAAGCAACTTTACAGACATGTCATGTGGGAAAATTACCAGACTCTGATCTCATTAG AAGGAATCCAAGCCCTCAAGCCAGTGGTGATCTCCAGCATAGAGCGAGGAGAAAATCTGTGTGGGCCGGGTCCTATAGAAGATGAAGATGGGGACATCCTGAGAGGAACCCACCCAG GGGCGAGGAacctgagcagggctgaggggcAGACTCCTGAGGAAGACTCTGGCAACCTGGAGTCACCCAGCCCTTTCCCAGGAACATCAGTGGAGAGCCATTCCCAGAAAACTGAGCGGGGAAGGCACCGCAAGAGGCAGTGCAGGCTCCAAAGGCAGAGGAAGCACCTGACTAGAAAGGAGTCAGGAACCCAAAGAGGCCATCAGAGGAGATCCAGGCCACATCTAAAGCCTCCTGCAGAGGGAAAAGCTGGGCCCAGAAAGACCCTATATACCTGCCGTGTGTGCAGAGAAGAATTCAAGGTGCAGAGAGACCTGATAAGCCACCACTGGACGGTTCATAGGAGTCAGAAACGGTATCACTGTAGCGAGTGTGGGGAGAGCTTTAGGAGAAAGAAAGATTTCAGAGCACATGGGAAAGTTCACAGAAAGAAGAGAGACCATCCCTGTTCTGAATGTGGGAAGATATTCAACCGGTTATCGCATCTCATTGCCCACCAGAGAATACAtacgggagagagaccctattgCTGTGCTGAGTGCGGAAAAAGATTCGTCGATATATCAGCTCTTAACAGCCACAAGAGAGTCCACTCAGGAGAGAGACCCTTTGCCTGCGCTGAGTGTGGAAAGCGATTTATGAATTCTTCAGCATTTCGTAATCATCAGGCAGTCCACTCAGAAAAGAGACCCCATCGCTGTAACCAATGTGGGAAAGGCTTCAAACTTGCATCAACTCTTACTAGGCACCAGAAAATCCACAGCAAAGAGAGACCCTTCTTGTGTCATGAGTGTGGGAAAAAGTTCTGCCTACGAGAACATCTGATcagacatcagaggatccacactggggagcagccccattgctgtgctgagtgtgggaaaaaattCAGTCTCCTTCAAAGTCTCAGGAGACACTGGGAAATCCATAGCACGGAGAGACTCCATCGCTGTGCTGAGTGTGGGAAAATATTCGGTCATCCAGAAAATCTCACTAGACACAAGAGAGTACACACTGGGGAACTCTATCGCTGCACTGACTGTGGAAAAGGCTTTGTCCGTCTACAACATCTCACTCaccaccagagaatccacactggagagaaaccctattgctgcactgagtgtgggaaaagtttcacccAATCGTCAGGCCTTATCAACCACCAGAGAATCCATTCAGGAGAGCGACCCTATCCCTGCACACAGTGTGGGAAGTGCTTTGCTCACTCATCATCTCTCACTGAACATCTGAAAATCCATTCAGGAGAGCGACCATATTCCTGCATACAGTGTGGGAAGCACTTTGCTCGCTCATCATCTCTTACTCAGCATCGGAGAACCCACCCAGGAGAGCAACCATATTCCTGCGCTCAGTGTGGGAAGCGCTTTGCTCGCTCATCATATCTTACTAAACACCAGAGCACCCACTCAGGATAG